Below is a genomic region from Deinococcus koreensis.
CTCGGCCCAGGACTGGCAGGTGGCGCTGAAGGGCGAGGGCGACATGCCCGGCATGACCATGCGCCTGGGCGCCCTGGACTCCAGCGGCACCCAGACCTTCCGCCGGGATGGCCTGCCGGGGCCGAGCCAGCAGAGCATGACCATGTCCATGCAGCTGGACATGACGATCGGCGGCGCGCAGGTGAGCCTGACCATGACCCTGGAGCAGCGCACGGCGATCACCCTGCCCTGAGGTGGCCCGCACCGGAGGGGTCTGAACCCGGCCGCGGTGGGCCGCTCCGCCGCCTTCCCGAGCTGACGCGCGGCACCTGAACTTACAAACGCCGCCCCCCAAACGCGCCATGCTGTGCCACACGGAGGTCTTTCATGGCGCGCATCACCCGCTACAGCAAATTCGAGGGCGAACTGGATCAGCTGGAATCCAGCGAACTCATGCAGATGATCCAGGAAGCGCTGCTCGGGCAGGGCATGAACGATCCCTACGACCCCGACCCCAACGCTCGCCCCTCCATGGACGACCTCTTCGACGCGATCCTGGAGGCCCTGGCCGACCGCGGCATGATCCCCGAAGAGCAGCTGATGGAGGCCATGCAGTCGGACGACATCCGCGAGACGCCGCTGGGTCAGCAGATCCAGCGCCTCATGCACAGGCTCCAGCAGGACGGCTTCATCCGCAAGGAATTCGAGGAAGGTGAGGGCGGCGGCCAGGGCGAGGCCGGCGACGCCAAGTTCCAGCTGACCGACAAGTCCATCGACTTCCTGGGCTACAAGAGCCTGCGCGACCTGATGGGCGGGCTGGGCCGCTCCAGCGCCGGCGCCCACGACACCCGCGAGTACGCCTCGGGCGTCGAGATGACCGGTGAACTCAAGAACTACGAGTTCGGCGACACGCTCAATCTGGACACCACCGCCACGCTGGGCAACATCATGGGCAAGGGCTTCGACCAGCTCGAGGAGTCCGACCTCGTGATCCGTCAGGCCGAGTACAACTCTTCGGCGGCGACCATCGTGCTGCTGGACTGCTCGCACTCCATGATCCTGTACGGCGAAGACCGCTTCACGCCGGCCAAGCAGGTCGCGCTGGCGCTGGCCCACCTGATCCGCACCCAGTACCCCGGCGACACCGTGAAGTTCGTGCTGTTCCACGACTCCGCCGAGGAAGTGCCGATTTCCAAACTGGCGCAGGCGCAGATCGGGCCGTACCACACCAACACCGCCGGGGGACTGAGGCTCGCGCAGCAGCTCCTCAGGCGCGAGAACAAGGACATGAAGCAGATCGTGATGATCACCGACGGCAAGCCCTCGGCCCTCACGCTGCCCGACGGCCGCATCTACAAGAACGCCTACGGCCTCGACCCCTACGTGCTGGGCGCCACCCTGCGCGAGGTCGCCAGCTGCCGCAGAAGCGGCATCCAGGTCAACACCTTCATGCTGGCCCGCGATCCCGAACTGGTGGGCTTCGTGCGCCGGGTGTCCGAGATGACCAAGGGCAAGGCCTACTTCACCACGCCGCACAACATCGGCCAGTACGTGCTGATGGACTTCATGACCAACAAGACGAAGATGATCAACTGAGGCTGATGGCGGAAGGCAGATGGCAAATGGCTCAGGATTTTTAGCCATCTGCCATTTGCCTTCTGCGTATCCTCCCCCCATGACCCCCTCTGCACCTGAGGCCCTACCTGTCCTGTCGCGCACGCCGGGCACGCTGGACGCGCTGCTCAGGGGACTGGGATCAGGGTGGACGGAGCGGCGGGAGGGGCCAGGCACCTGGAGCCCACGCGAGGTGGTCGGGCACCTGCTGGACGCGGAGCGCGTGAACTGGCTGCCGCGCCTGCGGGCCATCCTTCATGGAGACGGCGTGTTCCCGCCCTTCGACCGCTCCGCGCATCTGGAGACGTACCGCGAATGGACGCTGGACGACCTGCTGGACGCCTTCGCCGCTGAGCGCACCCGCAGCCTGGACGAGCTGGCCGGGTTCCGGCTCTCCCCCGCCGACCTGGAGCGCCAGGGAACGCACCCTGAATTCGGAACGGTCACCGCCGGGCAACTGCTGGCGACCTGGGCCGTGCACGACCTCGACCACCTCGTGCAGATCACCCGCACGATGGCCGGCGGCTCCCGCGAGGCGGTGGGGCCGTGGCGGGCCTATCTGCGGGTGCTGGAGAATGGTGATGGTTGATCGTAGATGGTTGATGGAGCAAAGCTTTTTCTATCAACTATCTTCCATCACCCATCTACATCTTCACGAACATCGGCGGCGTCACGCCCACCATACGGGCCATCATCCAGGCCTGACCCTTGTGGTGGGCCTCGTGCTGGGTGATGAACTCGAGCAGCATCCACACCGGCATCTCGCGGCCGCCGAAAGCCGGAATACTCCGCTGAAGATCATCGTCGGACAGGGCCAGGACGGTGGACACGAAGGCGTCCTGGGTGCTCTGGAGGCGAGCGCGGGCGTCTGTCAGGCCCGTGCTGGGCGCTCCGGGCGCGTCGGGTTTCTGGCCCTGGAGCATGGCCGGAATCCTGTTCACGCTGGCAGACAGGTGATCGGCCAGCCGGACGAAGGACATCCCCTCGTCCCAGGCCGCGAAACCGCCCTGTTCCTCGGGAAGCTGACCGTACAGGTCGATCAGGGCGCCACGGTGGGACTGAAACGCGCGGGCATAGCGGGTCGCTTGGCTCATGCGTGCAGGATAGCGTTCAGGCGGACTGCCGCTCCATTCAGTCGGATCGATTCCGAACACAGAACGGATGGCATTCGGAGTTCGTTTCAGGCGGGCTGGATCTGCCTCAGCAGGTTCACGGTCTCGATCATGGCCAGCACGGCCTCGGCGCCCTTGTTGCCGGCCTTGATGCCCGCTCGGTTCAGCGCCTGCTCGACCGTGTCGGTGGTGAGCACGCCAAACGCCACAGGCACGCCCGTGTGCAGCGAGGTGTTCAGGATGCCGGTCGCCGCGCCGCCCGCCACGAAGTCGTAGTGGTCGGTGTCGCCCTTGATGACCGCGCCCAGGCAGACCACGGCGTCGTAGCGGCCGGACTGTGCGAGCCGGCGGGCGATGAGGGGCACCTCGTAACTCCCGGGGGCCAGGAAGTGGTCGAGGTTCTCGGTCTTGCCGCCGTGCTGCACGAAGGCAAGTTCGGCGCCCTCGACCAGCCGGTCGACAATCAGGTGGTTCCAGCGGGTGCTGACGACAGCGAACTTCAGGTCGGTGGCGAGCAGGGTGGCTTCGATACGGTTCACGGGGGCTCCTTGTGGGGCTGCGGGCTGCGGGCTGCGGGCTCTGGGCTCTGGAGGCTAGCGGGTCTCGACGGTGACGGATAAAGCAGGCGCTGAAAACGGGGGCTGATCCTCTGGCTCACAGCTCACAGCTCAGAGCTCACAGCCCACATCACCCTGCCCCTCTAATCGCCCATCCCACCCGTGCCGATGTGACCGAGTTTGTCGGCCTTGGTACTCAGATACGCCGCGTTGTAGGCGTTCTGGCCGGCGTGCAGGGGAACGCGCTCCACGACCTCCAGGCCGAAGCCGCCCAGGGCGTGCAGCTTGCGGGGGTTGTTGGTCAGCACGCGCAGCTTGCGGGCGCCCAGCAGATGCAGCATCTGGGCGCCGATGCCGAAGTCGCGGGCGTCGGCGGGAAAGCCCAGGCGCAGGTTGGCCTCCACCGTATCGGCGCCGCCGTCCTGCAGGTGGTAGGCGCGGATCTTGTTCAGCAGGCCGATCCCCCGGCCCTCCTGGCGCAGATAGATCAGCACGCCCCGGCCCTTGGCGGCGATGGCCTGCAGGGCGGCGTCGCGCTGGGGGCCGCAGTCGCAGCGCAGGGAGTGGAAGCCGTCGCCGGTTAGGCACTCGCTGTGCACGCGCACCAGCAGGGGCTCCGGCGTGACCTCACCCATCACCAGCGCCACGTGTTCGGCGCCGCTCAGGGTGTCCTGAAAGCCCACGATGCGGAACTCACCGTACTCGGTGGGCAGCCGAGCCTCGGCCACGAGCTGCACGAACCCGCCGGGCGACGGGCGCGCCGCCGGCAGGCCGTCCGGCAGCGGGGCGCCCACGGAGGCGGTGGCGGGATCGTGCTCCAGGCGCCAGGCGATCAGGGCCTCGATGGAACCGACCTTCAGGCCCTGCTTCTCGCCGAAGGCCAGCAGCTCCGGCAGGCGGCTCATCTCGCCGCCGTCGTTCATGATCTCGCAGATCACGCCGACGGGGGAAAAGCCCGCCAGCCGCGCCAGGTCGCAGGCCGCCTCGGTGTGCCCAGGGCGGCGCAGCACCCCGCCCGGCCGCGCCACCAGCGGGAAGATGTGCCCCGGACGGCGGAAGTCGGCGGGCTGCGCCGCGTCGTCCAGCAGGGCAGAGATAGTCGCGGCGCGGTCGAAGGCGCTGATGCCGGTGGAATTGCCGACATGATCCACGGACACGGTAAAGGCCGTGCCGTTCGGATCGGAGCCTGCCCCAAAGGAGCCGGAACCCACCATCGGCGTCAGGTTCAGGGCCAGTGCGCGCTCGGGCGTGAGGGTCACGCAGATCAGGCCCCGCCCCTCGCGGGCCATGAAGTTCACCCACGCCGGGGTGGCGGTGGCGGCGGGCATCAGCAGGTCGCCCTCATTCTCGCGCCCCTCGTCGTCCACCAGGATCACCGGGCGCCCGGCTCGGAGCTCATCCAGCAGCTCGGGAATGGAAGCCAGTGTCTTGGAGGCCAGCGTCATGCGCCCTCCTCCGGCGTCCAGTCCCGCATCGCCAGCAGGCGTTCCAGATACTTCGCCAGCTGGTCGGCCTCCAGATTGACCCGCGTGCCCGCCGCCCAGGTGTGCAGGGTGGTGACCTCCAGGGTGTGCGGCACCAGCCAGAGCGTGAACTCGTCGGGGCGCAGCTCCGGGCGGCCGGCGGGGCCGCCCACATCCACCACGGTCAGGCTCACGCCGTCCACGGTCACGGAGCCCTTGGGCACCAGATAACGGGCCAGCGGTGCGGGGGCGCGCACGGTCATGGTGTAGGCGCCGGGCCGGGCGTCCACCCGCAGGATCTCGCCCACGCCGTCCACGTGCCCGCTGACGATGTGCCCCCCGAAGCGCGCCTGCGCGGTCATGGCCCGTTCCAGATTCACGGCCCGGCCCTCCTGCCAGTGCGGCGCGGTCTTGGCCAGCGTCTCGCGGCTCAGGTCGACGCTGAAGCCGCGCTCGTCCCAGCCGGTCACGGTCAGGCAGGCGCCGCCGACCGCGACGCTTTCTCCCAGCTGCAGGTCGTCCCACAGCCGCGCGGGCTGGATGGTGACGGTGAGGTTTCCTCCGTTCTCCACGGTGCGGGCGACATGCCCCACCTGTTCGATGATTCCGGTAAACATGATCAGACCTCGGGTGGATGCGGTGGTGGCGCGACTTGGGCGCCCTCCACCGAAAAAGGACGCACTGAACGTCAGAGCCGGGGAATCGGGCTCAGATAGCCCGTGACGAGCACGTCCGGGCCGAGAGGTTCCACGGTCACGTCCTCCAGCGCCCGCGCGTCCGACATGGCGCGCAGGGGCGTGGTCAGCGGCGACAGGCCCGCGCCCAGCAGTTTCGGGGCGAGAAAGACCCGCACCTCGTCCACCAGACCGGCGGCGAAGAAGGCGCTCAGCAGGGTCGGGCCGCCCTCGAGCAGCAGGCTGGAGAGGTTCAGCGAGCCAAGGGCACCCAGGGCGCCGGGCAGATCGTCGGCGCGGACGACGGTCATACCACTGTCCTCGCAGGCGGCGGCGTGGGTCGTCGGGGCTGTGACCAGCACGGTCTCTGGACGCAGGGCCCGCGCCCCGGGAGGAAGGCGCCCGGTGCGGTCGAACACCACCGGACGCGGATTCCGCCCGCCGTCCACGCCACGTACCGTCAGCGCCGGATCGTCGGCCAGCACGGTGCCGCTGCCCACCGCGATGGCGTCCAGCTCGTTCCGCCACCCCATGACGCGGGCCCGCGCGGCCTCGCTGCTGACCGAACCATTCCCCTCGCCCGCTGCGGCGACCTTGCCGTCCAGGGTCATGGCGTATTTGGCGACCACCCAGGGCCGCCCCCGCGTGATCAGGCTGCGGAAGCCCGCCTGCTGGCGCGTGGCCAGATCCTCCAACACGCCCAAGGCGACGTCGATCCCGGCGTCCCGGAGGCGCCGCACCCCCTGACCCGAGACCCTGGGATTCGGGTCGAGGGCGGCCACGACCACCCGCGCGACCCCGGCGGCGATCAGGGCCTCGGCGCAGGGCGGTGTCCGGCCGTGGTGGCTGCAGGGTTCCAGGGTCACGTAGGCGGTGGCCCCGCGCGCCCGTACGCCCGCTTCCCGCAGCGCGAAGACCTCGGCGTGGGGCTCGCCCGCCTTAGGGTGAAAGCCGCACCCGACGACTTCTCTCCCCCTGACGATCAGGCAGCCCACGGGCGGGTTGGGGGCGGTGCGGCCGAGGCCTCGGGCGGCCTCGGCCAACGCGAGGGCCATGAACGCCTCGTCCGCACCCAGGGCCGCCGCCACTCCTGGGGGTGGTGCATTCGTTTCATACATGCGCTGTCGCCACCCGCCGGGGTCGGCAGGGTGACGTTCCTCCTTCTCTCATCCGGACTGTGACCGTCGGCCCCGGAATCTCACCGAGTCGGGCCCGCGCGTACTTCAGTTTGCGCGGGCTTCGCGGGCTGAGGCGACCTGCAACTGGGCGCCATCACCGCCGGTAGGGAGTTTCGCCCTGCCCCGAAGGAAGCGGCCCACCCGACGAGCGGGCCACTGCGAGGCTAACACCCCTCCGGCCGGACACTGTGGGAAAAGCCAGACACGGTGGGGGGGGCCAGCCGGGGGCTCAGCCGGGAGCCAGCAGCGCCACGAGCCCGCGCGAGGCCGTGTCCCGCAGGCTGAAACTCAGGTGCGGCGAGAGTTCGGTTTCCTCCGGATTGATCTCGATGACCACGCCGCCCTCGCCCAGGGTCTCGAAGGCCAGTCCCGCTGCCGGGTAGACCACCCCGCTCGTGCCGACGATCAGGGCCACGTCGGCGGCGGCGAAGGCTTCGGCCGCTGCCTGAAGCGCCTCTTCGGGGAGGTATTCGCCGAACCAGACGATGTTCGGGCGCATCCGGTGACCGTTCGGCGAGACCGGCGGCGTGACCAGCGCGCCCGGCTCGGGCAGCGGAAACACCTCGCCGGTCTGCTCGTCGCGTGCCGAGAGCAGAGTGCCGTGCAGCTCGACCATCCGGCCGCCCAGGGCGCCGCTGCCGGCCCGCGCGTGCAGACCGTCCACGTTCTGGGTCGCCAGGAAGTACCCCTTCCCCTTCTCCCGCTCCAGCCAGGCCAGCAGGCGGTGGGCCTCGTTAGGTTCGGCTCGCAGCACATCCCGGTAGCGCCCGGCGTACCACTCCCAGACCATCTCCGGATCGCGCTGGTACGCCCCCGGACTCGCCAGATCCTCGGGCCGGAAGCGCGCCCAATGGCCCGTCTGGGCATCCCGGAAGGTGGGGATGCCGCTCTCGGCGCTGACACCGGCGCCGGTCAGGACGGCCACGCGGCGGGCATCACGGAGGGCGGCGCGGGCCTGGGCGAGGTTCATGGGCTCAGGCTAACGCGGCAGAACCCAGAGGAACGCGGCAGACACGCCGCCCGTGAGCCACACGCAGTGGGGATGACCGTCTGGACGGGGTCACAGCCTCGAGAGCCACAGTGGCGCCGGCCAGACGGCCACGCGGCCCGGGCCATGAAGTGCAGACCGCTGCCACGGCGCAGCGACCCCTCTCCCGACTCCGCCGCCCCACCGCATCCCACCCCTTCCCCGCCCTCAGCCCTTACCCTGTGCCTATGACCACCGACCCCACCTGGGCCGCCCTGAGCGAGCACTGGCAGACCCTCTCCGACCTGGGGGGCGTGAACTCCCTGCTGGGCTGGGATCAGAGCACCTTCCTGCCCCCGGCGGCGGCGCCGGGCCGGGCGCGGCAGATGGCGCTGGTCTCGCGCCTGCAGCACGAACGCGCCACCGACGCGGGCTACGGCCGTCTGCTGGACGAGGCCCAGGCCCGCAGGGATCTCTCGCCCCAGCAGGAGCGGACGCTGGCGGTGGCCCGGCGCGAGTTCGAGGAAGCGACGCGCTTTCCCGGCGAGTTCGTGGCGGCCTTCACCCAGCACGTGGGCGAGAGCTACTCCGCCTGGACGCAGGCCCGGCCCGAGAACGACTTCGCCCGCATGGTGCCCTACCTGGACAAGACGCTGGAGCTGAGCCTGCAGGCGGCCGCCTACTTTCCCGAGTTCAGCGACCCGATGGACTACTTCATCGACCAGTCCGACGAGGGCATGACGGCGGAGGTGGTGGACGGCGTGTTCCGCGACCTGCGCGCCGCCCTGGTGCCCCTGGTCGAGGCGGTCACGGCTGCCCCAGCGCCCCGCACGGACTTCCTGGCCCGCGCCTACCCGGCCGAGGTGCAGCTGCGGGTCGGCCAGGAGATCGCCCTGGACTACGGCTACGACGTCTCGCGCGGCCGGCAGGATCTCACGCCCCACCCCTTCATGACCCGGCTGGGCGCCCAGGACGTGCGCATCACCACGCGGGTCAAGGAGCACGACCTCAGCGAGGCGCTGTACTCCACGCTGCACGAGACCGGGCACGCGCTCTACGAACAGGGCGTGGCGGGGGAGCTGCTGGACACGCCGCTGGGCGGAGGGGTCAGCTCGGGGGTGCACGAGAGTCAGTCGCGGCTGTGGGAGAACCTGGTGGGCCGCTCGCGGGCCTTCTGGTCGGCGTATTTCGGCAAGTTCAAAGGCGCCTTCCCCCAGCA
It encodes:
- a CDS encoding vWA domain-containing protein, giving the protein MARITRYSKFEGELDQLESSELMQMIQEALLGQGMNDPYDPDPNARPSMDDLFDAILEALADRGMIPEEQLMEAMQSDDIRETPLGQQIQRLMHRLQQDGFIRKEFEEGEGGGQGEAGDAKFQLTDKSIDFLGYKSLRDLMGGLGRSSAGAHDTREYASGVEMTGELKNYEFGDTLNLDTTATLGNIMGKGFDQLEESDLVIRQAEYNSSAATIVLLDCSHSMILYGEDRFTPAKQVALALAHLIRTQYPGDTVKFVLFHDSAEEVPISKLAQAQIGPYHTNTAGGLRLAQQLLRRENKDMKQIVMITDGKPSALTLPDGRIYKNAYGLDPYVLGATLREVASCRRSGIQVNTFMLARDPELVGFVRRVSEMTKGKAYFTTPHNIGQYVLMDFMTNKTKMIN
- a CDS encoding DinB family protein — encoded protein: MTPSAPEALPVLSRTPGTLDALLRGLGSGWTERREGPGTWSPREVVGHLLDAERVNWLPRLRAILHGDGVFPPFDRSAHLETYREWTLDDLLDAFAAERTRSLDELAGFRLSPADLERQGTHPEFGTVTAGQLLATWAVHDLDHLVQITRTMAGGSREAVGPWRAYLRVLENGDG
- a CDS encoding DinB family protein; translated protein: MSQATRYARAFQSHRGALIDLYGQLPEEQGGFAAWDEGMSFVRLADHLSASVNRIPAMLQGQKPDAPGAPSTGLTDARARLQSTQDAFVSTVLALSDDDLQRSIPAFGGREMPVWMLLEFITQHEAHHKGQAWMMARMVGVTPPMFVKM
- the ribH gene encoding 6,7-dimethyl-8-ribityllumazine synthase: MNRIEATLLATDLKFAVVSTRWNHLIVDRLVEGAELAFVQHGGKTENLDHFLAPGSYEVPLIARRLAQSGRYDAVVCLGAVIKGDTDHYDFVAGGAATGILNTSLHTGVPVAFGVLTTDTVEQALNRAGIKAGNKGAEAVLAMIETVNLLRQIQPA
- the ribA gene encoding GTP cyclohydrolase II, whose amino-acid sequence is MTLASKTLASIPELLDELRAGRPVILVDDEGRENEGDLLMPAATATPAWVNFMAREGRGLICVTLTPERALALNLTPMVGSGSFGAGSDPNGTAFTVSVDHVGNSTGISAFDRAATISALLDDAAQPADFRRPGHIFPLVARPGGVLRRPGHTEAACDLARLAGFSPVGVICEIMNDGGEMSRLPELLAFGEKQGLKVGSIEALIAWRLEHDPATASVGAPLPDGLPAARPSPGGFVQLVAEARLPTEYGEFRIVGFQDTLSGAEHVALVMGEVTPEPLLVRVHSECLTGDGFHSLRCDCGPQRDAALQAIAAKGRGVLIYLRQEGRGIGLLNKIRAYHLQDGGADTVEANLRLGFPADARDFGIGAQMLHLLGARKLRVLTNNPRKLHALGGFGLEVVERVPLHAGQNAYNAAYLSTKADKLGHIGTGGMGD
- a CDS encoding riboflavin synthase gives rise to the protein MFTGIIEQVGHVARTVENGGNLTVTIQPARLWDDLQLGESVAVGGACLTVTGWDERGFSVDLSRETLAKTAPHWQEGRAVNLERAMTAQARFGGHIVSGHVDGVGEILRVDARPGAYTMTVRAPAPLARYLVPKGSVTVDGVSLTVVDVGGPAGRPELRPDEFTLWLVPHTLEVTTLHTWAAGTRVNLEADQLAKYLERLLAMRDWTPEEGA
- the ribD gene encoding bifunctional diaminohydroxyphosphoribosylaminopyrimidine deaminase/5-amino-6-(5-phosphoribosylamino)uracil reductase RibD, giving the protein MALALAEAARGLGRTAPNPPVGCLIVRGREVVGCGFHPKAGEPHAEVFALREAGVRARGATAYVTLEPCSHHGRTPPCAEALIAAGVARVVVAALDPNPRVSGQGVRRLRDAGIDVALGVLEDLATRQQAGFRSLITRGRPWVVAKYAMTLDGKVAAAGEGNGSVSSEAARARVMGWRNELDAIAVGSGTVLADDPALTVRGVDGGRNPRPVVFDRTGRLPPGARALRPETVLVTAPTTHAAACEDSGMTVVRADDLPGALGALGSLNLSSLLLEGGPTLLSAFFAAGLVDEVRVFLAPKLLGAGLSPLTTPLRAMSDARALEDVTVEPLGPDVLVTGYLSPIPRL
- a CDS encoding Sir2 family NAD-dependent protein deacetylase, whose translation is MNLAQARAALRDARRVAVLTGAGVSAESGIPTFRDAQTGHWARFRPEDLASPGAYQRDPEMVWEWYAGRYRDVLRAEPNEAHRLLAWLEREKGKGYFLATQNVDGLHARAGSGALGGRMVELHGTLLSARDEQTGEVFPLPEPGALVTPPVSPNGHRMRPNIVWFGEYLPEEALQAAAEAFAAADVALIVGTSGVVYPAAGLAFETLGEGGVVIEINPEETELSPHLSFSLRDTASRGLVALLAPG
- a CDS encoding carboxypeptidase M32, whose protein sequence is MTTDPTWAALSEHWQTLSDLGGVNSLLGWDQSTFLPPAAAPGRARQMALVSRLQHERATDAGYGRLLDEAQARRDLSPQQERTLAVARREFEEATRFPGEFVAAFTQHVGESYSAWTQARPENDFARMVPYLDKTLELSLQAAAYFPEFSDPMDYFIDQSDEGMTAEVVDGVFRDLRAALVPLVEAVTAAPAPRTDFLARAYPAEVQLRVGQEIALDYGYDVSRGRQDLTPHPFMTRLGAQDVRITTRVKEHDLSEALYSTLHETGHALYEQGVAGELLDTPLGGGVSSGVHESQSRLWENLVGRSRAFWSAYFGKFKGAFPQQLSDVSEDEMYRAVNAVSRSLIRTDADELTYNLHVITRYGLERELLSGRLAVRDLAEAWHAAYQTNLGLRAPDDTDGALQDVHWFGGGIGGAFQGYTLGNVLSAQFFEAAQRANPGVQADIARGEFGALHGWLRENVYAPGRRFTPAELIQRATGGPLSVEPYLRYLRGKYGELYGVPVN